Below is a genomic region from Ziziphus jujuba cultivar Dongzao chromosome 7, ASM3175591v1.
AATCATTCCAGCACTGCTCTTGGAATGAGGTATAATTATAATCATATGCTGGAAACATGCTTCCATCTTGGCTACTAGACATTGGCATAACCATCTCAGTGCAAGCCTGtataacataaagaaaacaaGGGAAACAAttactaaaactttaaaactcagAAGGAAAAGCTTATTTTTCTATAGTAGAACGTTTAACAACCATAActtcaatttgaaaataaatttataaacaataCTCTAACACTTGAAAACCTGCCAGTTCCAACCACTCATGCCATGAGGATCATCATCCAGTTCAAAACACTCAGTTTGCCCAGTATAATTGTAGTATACGCTTACACCTTCAAATATTCGCTCCAGAATGCTAGTCCCAACAGGACCACCATCAATCATTCGGCAAACCTTCAAGAAAGtacatgattttttatttttaactctaAACCCAATGCAAACAAGCTTGCACACCCTAGATTGGAAAAAACCTATAGAACATGGTGCTTTCAACTCATAATAGATGATATTGATGGTTAATAATAGGCTTGAAAGTAGAATTACTGGTAAACACTAGGATACGAAATTCAACCATAAATGATGTGCCTTTATgcagtttgaaaattttaaatgaatcaAATCCAAACTAACCTCTCTAATTGGGTGTCCAGGCAAAGGCATTAAGAAGTCTGAAGGATATGGGTAGTTCACCATTGCCAAATAACTATAAGCAGACTCTAACCAGTCTCTGAGATCTACTACCCTCTTTAATGGCCTATTATTTGGCTTCTATTAGTCCAAACCCAATATACCACAAATAAGCAGAGTACAACATCATAGTATAGAGAAGAAGAATATCTAGGTAAAGTATCATAAAGAATTacgttttccatttttattttttcttaccgGCATAAGCGGAAAATTTTAGTCAGTTGTAGAAGGCCATCATTATCCTGACCCTGGGATGCCAATGCATCCCAGGAGTCTTTTATAGTGTTGAAGCAGCTGGTACTCTCGCGCTACACATATAGAAAAAAGTGATAGTACTATAACATACACAAAATAACATCCAAACCAACAGttaaaaagttctaaaaaattacaagaaaagtaaaaaacctTAAATCCATTTGAGACCAGGTCATAGAATGTTTCAGGTGGCACAATATCCTCGAATTGAAGTATCGGTGCCGAAGAAGCAAGTGCTCCAATTGCAATGTGAGGATACTTAAGCCTCATCCATGCAGCCAACACTGTTTTTACACATAGAGAGAGAATGAGCACAATATGACAATTTTACCGTATAAACAAAAAGCAAACATTTTTGCATCAAATCGAATTGTAATTTATTTGCTATAAAGGGAGGGTGAAAATAGATGTGAAAGCCTTACTTCCACCATATGATCCACCGAACAAAACGACAGGGCAGCCCTCGGCCGATAAATTCCGCTTCAGCTCAGTAATCAATACGGCATAGTCGGCAAGTGCTTGCTCAGCTGTTAGAAACGACAATGTAGTTGCATTCCTATATGCCTCGTCTCTACTCCCGAACGGCATTGACTCGCCATAGTATCTATGCTGTCAATCCAAGTTTAGACCAaacatattcaatatatatatttttttttcccttttatgcAATTTTCTAGGTAAACAAACAGAGTAAAGAaaaagcaaggaaaaaaaaaaaaaaacactttactTCCGGGAAAAGAACCATAGCGCCGAACCGAGGTGCGATTTCCCAAACGAAGCCGGTGTTCTCGGCGAACCACGCGATGTCACCCTCATTCCCGCAATAGAGGAATATGGGACCCATTCGCTGGGGACCCACCCAATACTCGGTGCTGATAAGGTAACGCTGTCGAAACCTCGGGAGCTCCGAGAAGCTGAAGTGATCAAGACTCTGATCGTAATATCGGGTCTCGTATCGGATTTGAGGTTGTCGGAAGTTGGGTTTGGTTAAGTGAGAGTACTTGCCAAGGAAACGCGGGGCCCATTTGGAAGATGAGGGTAAATTGGACCTTTCTGATGCGTTTGACGTTAGAGCCGAAGTGAATATTATGAGAAGAGACAGGATAACATGGATGGATTTTGGTTTCGCCATTTTTTGTGGCTGTTCTCCGGTGAAGCTTTAGACGAAGTGAAACTGATTATTTTGGACTTTGGGGTAATTGGGATAAATGTGTTCTCGTGCGTTTGAGTGCACCGAAATATCAGTGGTCCCGATAGATCCAAATCTGATCAACGAATAGAAACAAAGGATATCTGGATATGTCCATCTTTACGATGTTTTCTTGCTTACTTTCGTTTGTCTTTGGTGGTCCGCGGACCACATGAGTACGAACTGGCGGaactaaaaacaaacaagaaccGGGGACAATTTGGCACGTGATTTAATTCCATGTGGTTTTGGGCCGAAGCTACTATGGACTAGCATGGAGACCAAGGCCCATATAATACAAACACAGAAGCCCAATCAGATCTGGACGTCCTTAAACAGATGAAATTTTCTTGATCCaaatcggtttttttttttttttttttttaaaaaaaaaaagaaaagaaaacacgaGTAGCCTTCATTAATGGCAAGAATTTTCCACTTCTAGAATCATTTGTTTTGGATAAGTTGCATCAAGTATCTCttccattaaaataaaataaaaagaagaagaggtacatcaatatttttatttgttctgtACTTTTTTGACaattcatttttcttaatttcataaaattttaactctgttgtactatttttattttttaatttttttaataattgattgcataaggaataaaatacaagaaaaaacatcagtcgcacaaaataaataaataaataaataaaggtggCTTCAAGGATCAAAATTATAGATCAGGGAaaaaagtgagagagagaggaaaaaaaaaattaataaagaatggTATGGGACCATTGTAATTGTAATGATTGACGCAGGGTGTGCCCCAAATAAGAAGCAGATTGAATAAGGATATTCATGAAACATGCTTTGtaaagaatattattaataaaaatttacaaacaaaTACATCCCAACAGTTAAGAAagtgaacaaataaaaatcctCTATCTTTTTGGAATGTACTTCcgcatttgaaaattataagcaTCTATTCCCTTGCCCTTCAAAATCTCAAGCGGAAAAGCCAGCGCATGATTGCGGTTTGACTATGTACATATAATGCCTTATCTTTAACCCATTAACATCAATGTCCATTTCATAAACAATAAACCTCCATATTcctgaaatgttttttttagaattgataatattattgtatctcaattatatatacaaaaacaacaatattatatacAACATGTGTGTACATGACCTACATTAtcttatctatatttttatatattctcAATCATAAGGTTGATTATTCAGTCTACTTGTTTCTAGGCCTTCGGATACATATGCTTTCGTGCCCAAAGTATTTGGTACCAATACCAAAGTTAGAGGTAAAGATGTTTATGATCACCTCTCTCTTTCTTGTCCGTTTCAATCATTTTTCTCCATTAAAGGAACCGAATAACTATGTACACACACATAATACTAGAAAACACGGTTTCGAAGATATAGAGAAATCAATTTCAAACACTTGcagagaaaaaaggaaattaaataataaaaaaagactgttcattttgaaagttgaataatattttatatgtatctcaatttttattcatcaaattttaagATACAATAATCATGTGGTAGTGTACAAATTAGATGTTAAGGATAAGAGGATAATTGCACTTTGGTACTATCCTCTATAATCATTGAATTTTGTTTGGGAGTTCTAAAATTAATTCGatatcttatttttaaaatatttacaaattgatctaatttgattaaaattgatataaatAGTCAAATAGGGGTCATGCACAGCCTATGTGACCCCAAATGTGATTTTCtgaatttatcttttatattttcctaaaactctttatttgaaatttaaaaaaaaatccaaaagcttgaaaaaaataataaatgttaataaaaaaaatttaacagctcaaaaaaaataccaaatggtaaaaaaattctaaagacacaataaaaaaaatatatagtaaaaaaatttttaagagCCCAACAAAAATATCAAGTGGTTAAAAGAGTTTCAAGACcttaaaaaaatactagatgtttaaaaaatttcgaaaggtaaaaaaaaaaataataataatactagataCTTACAAATTCAAAGAATTAGAAAATTATAccaaatatgaagaaaaaaaaatagaaaatgttcAACAAATTTCTAAGAATtcaaaaaaatactagatagtttaaaaaattatgaatgctcagaaaaatgattaaataataaaaaacaatttaaagatCTTGAAAAAAATACCagacattcaaaaaaattttagaagcctaaataaaatagcaaatgatcaaaaaaaaatttatattgcaaaaaaaaaaaaaaatcagatggccaaaaaaaataaaaaaaaaatcaaagagctGAAAACAAAATACgagatgtttaaaaaaaattacaatagcCGAAAActcttggaaatttttttaactatctgttatttttttggacgcgcgaaatttttttttcaggcCTTTAGAAATTTTGTTAACGTATAGAATTTTAATCatgcttttggattttttttttatttaccatttagttttttttttttttttttgaagctcaattttttttgatatgtggttatttttttgggctttggcaatttttttgaaaatttgatattttttggggcactctaatttttttttaacaacctcatatttttttggatttttggaaTTATTTGAATATCTAATACTTTTATTGGActctcaatattttttaaacattgatatttttatcatgctcttgaatttttattaccaccttgtattttttgtgctctcaattttttttttgaacatttaatttttttatgctgTCAAAATTGTTTACCATCTGATATTTTATTGTACTTTCAGAATTTTTTtaccatacttttttttttcttaactcttagaattttcttttaacatcttgtattttttgggcttttaggaatttttcaaatatccgatttttttttttcacgtactcagaatttttttaacaacctagtatttttttgaaactttgacatttttttttgaacatttagtattttttatcatgcccctgaaatttttttaccatctattttttttttggattttcatatttttttaaatatctaatatttatttgggctttaaaaattttatatagaaaaattaaagaaaattttgaaaaataaattaaaaaatcaaatacagGGCCGCATTGCCGTATATACATATGTTAATTGAGCActattatttttagcaaaaaaacaTGAGCATTATGatatcaaatttgtattttcaaaaaaaaaatctgttatttcaatattaatgtaatgaatgaaagaaagaaagaaaagttgcAAAAGCTATATTCAAGTGGAATTAAAAGTAATATGAAGTAATCCGCATGTAGTATGAAATTTGCATGTGCGGGTCCAATCTCACGTGGGCATAGATTGTCAGTATGGTGCTTTGCGTGCCGCCCATTGCCTTTCCAATTGCTATATATTTCATAGCTACAAATCAAAACCCTAGGTTACGGAGAATGATGGGACAAGAAAACGAAAGAAAAATTCTCAACTCAAAATCAGCCAGGTATTGAATTCAATCAATTCGTTGTTATCATCATAAGTACACCGATGCAATATCCTAATCATCAATTTGTCAATTATCTGGCCTTTCTTTCAAgaaattatgcatatatatatatatatatatatatatatatatatatatatgtatatatgcaacacatatatatttcaattgcCACAATCATGAATTTGATTTGTGTATTCATTTTCATTTGgggttgaaattttaaatttatcggAATTGAGAGTTTCTAAAATTGGATAGATGCATGTGACAAAGACTAATCAGAAGTCGATGATGGTAcagtatttttaaatatatatgttccaTTAATTATTCTGATAAAAGAACTTTATctttaaacttttatattttttaagctaggtatttttatcatttccatATACAATTATTTCCATATACAATTAAACTAGTTTAATTATGAGTCCGTTATTCGGAGACAATTTAAGAGTGAAACGACTATATTcttaaacaataattttaatttaattgtttcaattctggaaaaaaaaaaatatatatatatatatatatatatatccatttaggaattgatatttatattttcaatattaaaaactaTTATCCAGTGTTTTTGTTCAGTCTCAAATAACAGTTTAACTTCTTAAAATTTGCAGTAGCGAAGTTCAATATATAGAGTATGGATGTAACCAGTTAAAACCCATTCCCGCTATccattaaaattacatttttacatcttaatttttttgtttggccACGCGGATCAATATCCTTCAAGcaataatagaatttttttttttttttgaaaattgtaaattattcCAAAATCTATATTATCTCGCTTTCATTTATAGTATAGGTAGAGATACTTAACCATTAGAACTATCCTCTTTGTTAACCAATAATAGAATTATTATTGGGCAATAATTTTCAGATGTACGCAATCATTCatatactctatatatatatatatattgatatttttattcattaattggatgatttttctgaaaatatatatatatatatatatatgatggcaaataattaattgttGGCTCAGCTACCTACTCATCTTTCGTTAATTTGTGGGCAAAACTATAAATTAGTTAGGTAGAAACAATGAGATGACTGTGAGATGATGCTAATTAATTCTTATAtagttttataaatatatatatatatatatatatttgcaataataaaatgaaacttCTAACACACACTAGAAAATGTCAACTATATAAATGGTCCCAATTAAGTTGATAAGATCTTCTTCTGTCTATAGGGCAaattaatttatagaaaatcTAGATATTGGTCCCTTTAGGTATACAAATTACTTGGAAGAGTAGAGTCAGTCCAGTGGCACAAGGACATTAATATTCGATCTGGTCCAAAAAAGCTTTCTAGGTATGCAGAGAGTCTCTCAAagctttttaatatattttgagatTCTAAAGTATGTAGGAATATATCGGATGTGAAAAAAGTTGGAAGAGGCCAAAATGGCATCACATGGATGAAAgcaattaatgagaaaaaaaaaatctaaaagaaatgtatatatatatatatttatatattgacaCACAcgcacatctatatatatatatatatatatatatgcatttgttTCTCCCCAAAGTCCAAATAGTAAAATCAATCAAACAGTTGAGATTCTAAAGGCCATTGAATGTGCAGTAATGtggttaatataatatattagtgtATATTTGCACCGCTCGTGGATTTTCAGCTTGTGCATGCAGGCATCTAATAGTGAGCAAAGCACATATTCTCTCgattaccttttcttttttctttttgtgtgtgtttaTCACTTCCATCCTTTTACTAAAAActtctttttggaaaaataaaataaataaatatatgttatcGCACTGAGTTCTTACCAATTTGTTTAATAAAGCAGCAAAATGaggtatcttttttttattagcttatatttaatttcatttattttttaaaatttaattatgcatattaatttttcaactaataaaaatatcacACATCTATCACCTCGGTCATATAACTTGGTAGATACTTGATTTCTCTaccattaataaatataaaaatacagtTAAGAAAATTGACCATAGATGTTGGGTCTAAAATTAATCCAAGAATTAATCCCAgaaagattaattatatatagaaaactaagttattaaattttataagccAGTTAGTTAAGGTAAGCGTGTACCCATgacatgtaatatttttttagagagattcaacttttcatttttttatttttattttttttaagagaaagattcacaagaaaaaaagttggttccaatgcttttatttttgcttttattctGTATGTCAAACACCTGAAACTAAcaccaaaagaaataaattaagagCCCATTCTAAGAATGCACCGAAGATggtaaacatattaaataacattcaaaatttaatacccatatatgtatatatggtgaTTTTAGTTTAATACTTacaatataaattgaaaatatacatTTCTTCGGTCTTCTTCCCGGGCCCTAGAAAATaaaacgcaaaaaaaaaaaaaaaaaaaaaggcaatgcaAGATATTAGGCAACGTATTATGGGGACCCCACAGTTTGCAGAATGCTAAAATTATTACAGGTTCCATTTAGATTACATATAGATATTCATGGAATGTTTTGCATGTTGTGGGATATTGGATATATAATAGATGTACATCATGTGCTGGAGCACGTATGTGGTCTAAATGGTTGGATCCAGAGCCAGAGGCAAAGCATGTTCCTCCACCAACAACAACCATGTATGCgcatattatattgtataatctactataaaatctttatatgaTAAAGACTTAAAAGAACATATGAAGAAGAATTCCTATATGCATCGTATATTTTAattcatatcattaaaaaaacgatacattatttatatatagatatacatatttattttaagtaaaTCCTAAATAGAAATTAGAGCAATCCGTATATGAGATCCATTAGcaattattattaatggtggatttattaattttttttttaaccattcaCAATAATTTTCTCCTTCATTGAATCTGCGATGTTGCATATATAAGTGTAAGTGACATATTAAACAAGTTAATTTCACTTGACATAAAAGATttagatttgattaaaaaaaaattatatgtagagTTAATGGCATGTCCTTAGCTTTTTATAAGCCTTTCATGAAATTCTTACTCTATTGAaattgtgtacatatatatatactgaaacTGGAAACAGAGCCCTCTTTATGTGCAATGTACCATTACGGGGGGTGGGGGGGCCCTAATGCCTTAACTTTGTGCCACAATTTAGCCGGCAATGCCTCCCAACCGTTTTTGCCTCTTAACCCCAACCACCTAGTCAATTTTGGCTAATGTTACAATCTCCACCCCCAAGTGTCTCTGTGTGGGATCCACCctcacttttttttatattataattgctATGATACATAAAATTCAAAGGCTTGGGCAGCGAGCATATATAGTGGGGGGTGGGGGTGGGGGTGGGGGGTGACATGCACATATCATATATGGGGTCTGCTTTCACAACTTTTAAACGCAAGCATGATGGTTGTCCATGAAAGCTTCACTCCAACAAGTCATATTAATAGAGAGTTCAAGTGGGGCAAGCTAAGCTCTGTTTATACCatttcccttttccttttctctccAAGTCGGTGCGTTTGTTTCTTTGTAATTGCTATTATAATCCTTTCCCTTcctcatcaataatatttacaataaatatcattaacaTTGACAATACCTCATCTTACTGTCCAACTCCAATATATATCATCCTTCATTTCCTTTTAACGACTAATACAAAATCTCAATGAACTTTATGGTTTTCtcctcttcttttttccccctttctGATACACCCATATCTTTgtgcttttctatttttttttcttaactttttcacttatatatatataaacttaaattACTTTTTCATCCTCGAGGTAAAAATTCTTATGTCACTTTTCTAGAGTATATAAAATTCTTATAGTATATGTCGCTTTTGCGTGTGCGGACACACATCTATCAGACACAAAAACATATGCCCCTTTTCTGATACCGTATTAAAGgttatgttttctttctttctttctttttttttttttttttttcagtatactttttcctaaaataataatagactAATTGACGGGTAAAGATTATtgcaaatcaaaaaataattagatggACTAACCTGGAAAGTTTTACATAACTATGAGAAGTCAGAATTACTTTTTGAATTCATAGACAATTCTCTTTTTTGGCTTTCAAAATCCACCAATTTTGATCATCAATGTTATAATtactaactatatataaatatatatatataaaaatatttacttttagatgcttttttttttatcttatatgtatatacttaACTAGTTTTGATTGatattttttgtcaaattgaTAACCAAATTGTCAAACTAAAATCTACCGAgtttaaaaactatatatatatatataattaagaagcaattaataaaaacaaaagccaaaattttaaattagcaCGACTTTGGATTCTATTTACGGCATAAATGGAAGTATGAGAGTGTTGTTGACTAAAGCAAGTACGTAGATGCTTTGCTGACGTGTAGCTCAGAGCATGTTATAAGGTGGTTCTCTTTCCCTCCAATAAGTTTTGCACCATTTATGTTatgttgtgtgtgtgtatgtgtaatGTGATGGGAAAGTACAAAAGCTGAGTGGGACTCTATGCCACCTTATTGTACTGCAGTACGATGTagacaaacacacacacacacacacacaaccaaaaaaacaataaaagattaGGATCATTTGGTAATTAGGTTTAGAGAATGATTAATCAGGATAGCAAAATTAAATGACACAAACAGCGAAAAgtgcaaaaacccaaaaagcaagggggaaaaaaaaaaaaaaaaaaggggtaaaacACACGCGCACACAGTCAGAAAAGACGGGTGCACATAGAGATCCATGCAACTTTTTTACTTAAATCTCTTAAAGTCACAAATCTAAAAAATCTTAGTCATAGACACGCACACGAACAGTGAGAAATACATGGTCGGCTTAATAgattaaaagcaaaataaaaataaataaataataaataaataaaaaccagtaCCTGAGAAAACCTTATCCCAAATTCTCTTCCCTCCATCATTGCCAACTTCTACGCTCCACAATCATCACCTCCCCACGGAATCAAATGCCCATCATACTAAATCATTGGTGGGGGCCACCTGAGTAATACCCCCTTTCTATTCCTTTAATCTCCCACGtgtcactctttttttttttttttccccttgataTGTCTTACATTTTTTACTcttcgtttctctctctctctctctctctctctctctctctctctctctctatatatatatatatatatataattcatttggTGAGTATCTTATTTGGCTGTTAACATCTTCTCTTtacttcttttcaaaaaaaaaaaaaaaatcttctctttacttattattattattattattacaataaccaatcaaataaagttaatttgatctttgaattattatta
It encodes:
- the LOC107425039 gene encoding uncharacterized protein LOC107425039, encoding MAKPKSIHVILSLLIIFTSALTSNASERSNLPSSSKWAPRFLGKYSHLTKPNFRQPQIRYETRYYDQSLDHFSFSELPRFRQRYLISTEYWVGPQRMGPIFLYCGNEGDIAWFAENTGFVWEIAPRFGAMVLFPEHRYYGESMPFGSRDEAYRNATTLSFLTAEQALADYAVLITELKRNLSAEGCPVVLFGGSYGGMLAAWMRLKYPHIAIGALASSAPILQFEDIVPPETFYDLVSNGFKRESTSCFNTIKDSWDALASQGQDNDGLLQLTKIFRLCRPLKRVVDLRDWLESAYSYLAMVNYPYPSDFLMPLPGHPIREVCRMIDGGPVGTSILERIFEGVSVYYNYTGQTECFELDDDPHGMSGWNWQACTEMVMPMSSSQDGSMFPAYDYNYTSFQEQCWNDFKVKPRPTWITTEFGGHDIKATLKEFGSNIIFSNGLLDPWSGGSVLQNISESIVALVTEEGAHHIDLRASTKEDPKWLEEQRATEIKLIESWIKNYHREKRGSFVM